One genomic window of Pocillopora verrucosa isolate sample1 chromosome 8, ASM3666991v2, whole genome shotgun sequence includes the following:
- the LOC131776273 gene encoding protein FAM124A, which translates to MEEEFASNDEGFDENILEDENFQVAPDPYNCTLQIHVKKGEANSLKRLYLPFLEGMDPTFQFISINESNDVNAALDSWTDESNDSSILQCQAISIVLFLYETFGRLSAIDVQNKLNFPPWKFHHRVELPADAKPRVTALQDFYQTFPGLPLWSVCPVHYGNEHLRFHIFTRNFMQMRSFYEILTGKKAISGSPGFCFFTIYSQSGFDVQLSLKQLQQICPKPSEFVRLKFKIKDIDTVLPYLGEQPHVQKENGWWIVTDPDGNELIIEETEPSHTRTRTGRLLSSTSLETSDYDTASIDTESLAGSMNRSPHGTLNASFSESFTLF; encoded by the coding sequence ATGGAGGAGGAATTTGCCTCGAACGACGAGGGCTTCGACGAAAACATTTTAGAGGATGAGAATTTCCAAGTGGCTCCTGACCCTTATAATTGCACTCTACAAATACACGTCAAAAAGGGGGAGGCCAACTCCCTTAAAAGGCTTTATTTGCCGTTTCTCGAAGGAATGGACCCTACATTTCAATTCATATCAATCAATGAAAGTAACGATGTCAATGCCGCATTGGACTCCTGGACAGATGAAAGTAATGATTCCAGCATTTTACAATGCCAGGCAATAAGCATTGTTCTATTTCTTTACGAGACGTTTGGTCGCTTATCAGCCATTGATGTCCAAAACAAACTCAATTTTCCTCCTTGGAAATTCCACCACAGGGTAGAGTTACCTGCGGACGCAAAACCTCGAGTTACTGCGCTTCAAGACTTTTACCAGACATTTCCCGGGCTTCCGCTCTGGTCTGTTTGCCCGGTGCATTATGGGAACGAACACTTGCGTTTTCATATATTTACGCGGAACTTTATGCAGATGAGATCGTTCTATGAGATTTTAACCGGGAAGAAAGCCATCAGCGGATCGCCtggattttgtttctttaccatTTATTCTCAAAGCGGCTTTGACGTTCAGCTTTCCCTAAAACAGTTGCAGCAGATATGCCCCAAACCGTCGGAATTTGTGCGgttaaagtttaaaattaaagacATTGATACAGTGTTACCTTATCTGGGCGAGCAGCCTCAtgtacaaaaagaaaatgggTGGTGGATTGTGACTGACCCTGACGGTAATGAACTGATCATAGAGGAGACTGAGCCGAGTCATACCAGAACGAGGACAGGCAGACTCCTGTCGAGTACAAGTTTAGAGACCTCAGACTATGACACAGCGTCCATCGACACAGAGAGTTTAGCAGGGAGCATGAATCGTTCGCCTCACGGAACTTTAAATGCAAGTTTTTCAGAGAGTTTTACGCTATTCTGA